The genome window ATGGCTTCCGCCCCTTCTCCCTGGGCCCCCGAATCCTGCGCGTGGAGACGGCCGTGCCCGTCCTCCTGGGGCAGGTGGCCCTTCTCCGGGAGGACACTGCGCCAGGGCAGGAGCCAACTCGGACTTGAAGGGCCGCGGGCCGCTGTTCAAGAGTCGTACGCCATGGCCACGTCCATCCCTTCCGCCTCCTCCTCCCCCGCCGCCGACGGCACCGCGCAGCCCGCCGTGGGTGAGCAGCAGCCCCTCGTCACCTCCGAGCCGCAGGCCGCGCCCGCGAAGCCCGCCAGCCACGACACGGTGCCCCCGCCGGCGCTGCTCGACTTCATGGTGAAGCGCTGGAAGCCCGGCGCGAAGAAGCTGCCGCCGAAGCTCAAGGGGGCCGACGCCTTCCGCGCCCGCCGCAAGGCGCTCTCCAAGCTGTTCCCCGGGGAGACGCTCGTCATCCCCACCGGCCACGAGAAGGTGCGCGCCAACGACACCCACTACCGCTTCCGGCCGGGCAGCGACTTCTACTACCTCACCGGCAACACCGAGCCGGACTGCGTCCTCATCCTCCTGCCCAAAGAAGGTGGCGGCCACACCGACGTCCTCTTCGTGGAGCCCAACCCGGGCCGCAGCGACGCGACGTTCTTCACGGACCGCGTGAAGGGCGAGCTGTGGGTGGGCCCCCGGCTGGGCGTGAAGGAGAGCCAGGCCCGCTTCGGCGTGGACGAGGCGCGCGGGCTCGACACGCTGAAGGACGTCCTCGCCGGGCTGGGCGGCGCGGCGAGCCAGGCCACGCGCGTGCTGCGCGGGTACTCGCCCCAGGTGGACACCGCGGTGCCCGAGGGCGGCGCGCGCGACAAGGCCCTGGCCCAGGCGCTGTCGGAGCTGCGGCTGCTCAAGGACGAGCAGGAGCTGCGCGAGCTGCAGGCCTCCATCGACTCCACCCAGCGCGGCTTCGAGGACGTCATCCGCGGCCTGAAGACGGCGAAGACGGAGCGCTACGTGGAGGGCATCTTCAACCTCCGGGCCCGCGTGGAGGGCAACGACGTGGGCTACGGCACCATCGCCGCCAGCGGCTCCCACGCCTGCGTGCTGCACTGGACGCGCAACGACGGCCCGCTGGTGCCGGGAGATTTGCTCCTGCTGGACGCGGGCGTGGAGGGCCACACGCTCTACACCGCGGACATCACCCGCACGCTGCCGCTGTCCGGGAAGTTCTCCAAGGAGCAGCGCGAGGTGTACGAGCTGGTGCTGGCGGCGCAGGACGCTGCCATCGCCGCGGTGAAGCCGGGCAACGACTTCATGGAGCCCAACCGCGCGGCCATGCGCGTGCTGGCCGAGGGCCTGGAGTCGCTGGGCATCCTCGAGGACGCGAAGGAGGCGCTCAAGGACGAGCACCAGTTCTACAAGCGCTACTCGCTCCACAACGTCAGCCACATGCTGGGCCTGGACGTGCACGACTGCGCCCAGGCGCGGCAGGAGGCGTACAAGTACGGCAAGCTCCAGGCCGGCATGGTGCTGACGGTGGAGCCCGGCCTGTACTTCCAGACGGACGACCTCACCGTGCCGCGGCGCTACCGCGGCATCGGCGTGCGCATCGAGGACGACGTCGTCGTCACCGCGCGCGGCTGCAAGGTCCTCTCCTCGAAGATTCCGCGCACCGCGAAGGACGTGGAGGCGTGGATGAAGTCCGTGTGGAAGGCCGCGAAGAAGTAGCCGCTACGGCGCCGCGGCTTCCGGCGCGGCGGGCTCCGTGCCCGTCCCGCCGGCCGCGGGTGCGGCCACCGCCGGCTTCGTCCCCGGCTTGAGCGTCTTCTGCCAGTCCTCCAGGGACAGCGGCGCCACTTCCTTCAGCGTGGAGACCTCCACGTCGAACTGGCGCGGCTCGGTGCGCTCGTCCAGGCCGGCGGAGAAGTTGATGCGGTGGATTTCGTGCCCGTCCTCCGTCTCCAGCACCACGCGCCAGTCGCCGGGCTTCACGTTGGACGTGTACGCGAAGGAGCGGTACCCGCCGTCCGTCCCGTTGCTGTTGACGGTCATCAGGAAGCCGTTGCCGTTCGTCGTCCAGCCCTTCTCCGGGTGGTCGTAGTACCAGCGGACGCGGACCTTGTAGGGCGCGAAGCCCTTGGGCGCGAAGACACGGTAGAAGTAGTAGGGCTTGTCGCCGGGCTTCATCACGAAGTCCGGGCCGAACCACGTCCACGGCTTGTACCAGACGCTCAGGTCCACGGTGGACAGGTGGTACACGCCCGGGCTGACCCGCTTCACGTCGTGGTAGATGTCCGCGAACTGCACGGCCACCGGCAGCGGCGGAATCACGCCCACCAGGTAGCAGACGAGCAGCGCGGCCTGCACGCCAAAGCCCGGAATGGCCACGTTGCGGATGAGGAACTCCACGTCCGGGCGCCAGCGCTCAATCAGGCGCATCAGCCCGAAGACGCTCGCGCTGCCCAGGGCCAGCGCCAGCAGGAACACCCAGAGGCCCATGCGGCCGAACACCACCGGCAGCAGGCAGGCGAAGTAGAGCGTCACGCACAGGCTGAGCAGCACCACGCGGATGATGGGGCCCACCTTGCGGAACTGGGGCAATTCGTTGGCCACCAGCAGCGCGAACAGGCCCACGACGAAGAGGTAGGGCGTGAAGCCGGACGTGCTCTTGAAGAGCAGCAGCATGAAGACGCTGAGCAGGCTGCCGAAGAAGAAGTGCACGGCGTCTTCGCGCCAGCGCCACACCTTCACCAGGAACTTCGGCGGCTCGGAGCCTTCAGGGAAGCGCTGCTCCAGGAGCAGCAGCGTGGACAGGATGACGAGGTACGCGAAGCTCTGCACGAGCGTCAGCGTGTCGTCGATGCGGCTGAGCGAGACGATGTCGTAGAGGAAGCCGCCGAAGAAGAAGGCGGCCATCTCCCACTTCTCATGGCGGGTGCGGAACTCCTGCACCTTCTCCATGAGGGTGGGCGTCTTGACGGTGGACACCAGGTCGTCCGGGTCCACCGCCACGCCGGGCGCGTTGGCCGGGAGCACGGTGTCCGTCAGGGCGACGGCGGCGTTGGTTCCAGCGACGGGGACGTTCGCCTGGGCGGCCGGGACTCCCGGCACGTCGGCGGACTCGTCCTGCTTCTCAGGGGAGTTGGGCTGTGTTGCGGTGACCACGGGATTCCTCGGGGCAGCGGCGACGCCAGTCTAGCCGCTGTCGGGGGAGGCGGTCTCCCCCGCCTCTTCCCCCTGTCGGGAGAGGTAGCCTCTCCCGCTCCCCCAAGCCCGCGGGACGACTCAGGCCGGGGACTTGCCGGCGACCAGGTCCGCCAGCTCGCCGCGCTCGGCCAGCTCCATCAGGATGTCGGAGCCGCCGACGAACTGCCCGTTGATGAAGATCTGCGGAATGGTGGGCCAGTTGGTGAGGTCCTTGATGCCCTGGCGCACCTCCGGGTCGGCCAGGACGTCCACGGTGTGGACCTCGCCGTACGGCTGGAGGATCTGCAGCGCCCGCGCGGAGAAGCCGCACTGCGGGAACAGGGCGTTGCCCTTCATGAACAGGACGATCTTGTGCGACTTCGTCTCCTGCTCCAACCGCGTCTTGAGCTCGGGGGTCATTCGTCCGTCTCCTTCTAGCGAGGCCCGAGCTTCTTCCACTGCTCGGGCGAATAGGTCTTGAGCGCGAGCGCATGCAGCTCGCCCGACTTCAGCCACTGCTGGAGGGGCGCGTACACCAGTTGATGCTGCTGCACCATGGGCTTGCCCGCGAAGTCGGGGCTCACCACCCGGGCCTCGAAGTGGTCCCCCGTCCCGGTGGTATCTCTAACCTCCACCTCGGAGCCCGGCAGGGCATCCAGGATGCGGCCACGGACGAACTCGGCGTCGAGCATCAGTTCATTCCCCTTCCCATCACCAGCATGGCCGGGTCCACGCCCATGCCACGCAACGTGGTCTCCCACAATTTACCGGGCTCCAGCTCCAGCACCGCGTCGGCGGTGGCCTCGGCGAAGAGCCAGGAACCGGCCGCAATCTCGCTCTCCAGTTGCTTGGGGCCCCAGCCGGCGTAGCCCAGGCAGAAGCGCAGGCGCGGCGACGGGTTCTCCAGCAGGGGCCCCAGCGCGTCCAGCGTCACGCTCAGGTACAGGCCGGGCATCACCGGGTGCTTCTCCGTCAGCTCCGCGAAGTCATGGAGGACGAAGCCCCGCTGCGGCTCCACCGGGCCGCCCACGAAGACGGGCTGGCTGGCGCGCACGGAGGAGATGCCCAGGTTCTGCCCGCTCGCCAGCTCGCCGAGCGTCAGGGGCGCACCCCGGTTGATGACGAGCCCCATGGAGCCCGTCTCCCCGTGCTCGATCATGAGGATGACCGAGCGGTAGAAGTTCGGGTCCCCGAGCTGGGGCATGGCCAGCAGAAGTCCGGGAGCGAGGTTCTTCACAGGAGAAGCATCAACCGTTCGCGGGGGCGGCGCAACCGGAACCCGACCCGTGGGTTCCGGGGCCGTCCACCTCGCGAAACGGGGTCGGCGTCAGTGCCAGCTCGTGTGCTTGGACTGGAGCGCCTCGGCAAGCCGCTCGGGGCTCAGGGGCTTGCCGATGAAGAGGTCCGCGCCCAGGCCCTTGCACTTGCGCGCCATGGCCGCGTCGCTCATCGCGCTCACGCCGATGAGGACGGACTGCGGGAAGCGCTCGCGCAGCCGGGACATCAGCGTGGCGCCGCTGCGGCCGGGCAGGAAGACGTCGACGATGGCGGCGTCCATGCGCTTGTTGCGCACGGCGAACTCCGCCTCCTCGGCGCTGCCGACGGGGAGCGGCTCGTAGCCCCAGCCCGCCAGCATCTCCACGAGAATCTCCCGGTGCGTCGGGTCGTCCTCCACCACGAGCACCGCGCCACGGACGGCCTCTACACGCAGCTCGTCACTGCGCTCCTTGCGCTCGTTGGTGTCGAGTCCGGTGGAGAGGGAGAGCTCTTCGGTGGTGGGGAGGGACATGAGTTCACCGGTTGGGCAAAAGGTTTCCGTGTGATGGAAACCCACCCCCCAACGTTGGGAATTCCACGTCCCGGGTGCCTCCCCCACCCCCGATGTACCCTCAGACGGCGCGGCGGGGGCTCGCCGAGAGCGCCTGGGAGGCGAGCGAGGCGCCGAGCACCAGCAGCACGAGCAGCGCCCAGGCAGGCAGCACCACGCGGCCACCGCCCTCGTCGATGAGGGCCGCGTAGCTGGTGCCCAGGTAGCGGCCCAGGGACATGGGCTCCATGCGGGCGATGCCGAAGAAGCTCACGGTGGACTCGGTGAGGATGGCGGCGGGCAGGCGGCTGAGGAACACCGCCAGCGCGAAGGGGCGCAGCGCGGGCCACAGGTGGACGCGCAGCACATGCGCGCCCCCGCCGCCGAGCGCCCGGGCGGCCGCCACGTACTCCTGGGACTCAAGGGTGGCCAGCCGGTTGCGGAACATGCGCGCCGGGCCCGCCCAGCCCACCAGGGCGAGGGAGGCGACCATCAGCCCGAAGGGGCCCAGCCCCCCACTCTGCCCCGCGTCCGCGAGCGACTGGCCCGCGAGCTGGAGCACCATGACCACGAGCACGTCGGGGAGCGCGAAGACGGCGTCCACGGCGCGCAGCAGGGCCTGCTCCACGGCGCCGCCGGACAGGCGCGCCACGGCGGCCACGGTGAGGCCGATGAGCGTGGACAGCGCCCCGGCGGCGAGGCCCACGGCGAGGGAGACCCAGAGCCCACCGAAGGCCAGCTCGCACACGGTGCGGTCGGGGCGTGTCGGGTCCATGCCCAGCGGACAGGTGCTGGCGAGCGCCTCCGGGAAGAGGCGGCCCGCGACGAGGCTGAGCAGGCCCAGGCCGATGAGGAGCGTCAGGCCGAAGCGGGCGCGAGGAGGAACGCGGCTCATGTGGAGGCCTCCCGCGAGCGCGGGTCCACGACGTAGCGGAGCGCCTCCACCGCGAGGCTCACGACGACGAGCAGCGATGCGAAGGTGGTGGTGGCCACCACGACGACGGCGACCTGCTTGTTGAGCACGGCGAGGACGTAGAGCTGGCCGAAGTAAGGCAGGCCGAAGACGCGCTCCGCGGCGAAGGAGCCGGCAAGCAGCGACGTGGCCACCGGGCCCACGGCGTCCAGGAGGGCAGGCCACACGTTGGGGAGCACGTGGCGGCGCAGCACGGTGGCCTGGGCCAGCCCCTTGCTCAGCGCGGTGCGCACGTAGTCGCGGGACAGCTCGGTCTCCAGCGAGTCACCGACGAGCGTGCCCAGGAAGATGCCGGGCCAGATGGACGTGACGAGCGCCGCGCACAGCTCGGGGAGCATGTTGCCGCGCTCCACGACAGCAGGCGCCAGCAGCAGCGCGGGGATGAAGACGGGCGTGCCGAAGGCGACGGCCGGCACCGCGTCACCGAGCGCGGCCCACCGGCCCCGGCGCCACCGGGTGCGCAGCAGCGCGAAGCCCAGCGCCCACACCAGCGCGAGCGGCAGCGCCATCAGTCCCACGCCCACGCTGCCGGAGAGCTTGAGCAGCAGCTCGTCGCCGGTGATGCCCTGCGCGCTGGTACCGAGGCGCTCGCCGCGGAAGAGCTTCTGCCAGGGGCGAAGGAACCCCAGCGGCTCACCGATGCCGAGGTCGCGCTGGTACGAAGCGGACAGCTCCTTGGAGACCTGGCGCTTGGACTCCGTCTCCGTGGTGAGCGGCAGCGCCGCCATGAGGAAGTAGGAGACGACGGCAACGATGGGCACCAGCACGAGCTGACGCGACAGCTTCCGCGCTATCGCCATCATGAGGACACCTCGGCCCGGGCGGATTCAGCATCGGTAGACCGCCGCAGCAGCCGCGCCGCCGTCAGCATCATGGGGACACCCCGGCCTTGAGGTCCCCGGCGGGCCCCAGTCGCATCGAGCGCAGGGCGAGGAAGTTGAAGGGGTCCACGTCCAGCCCGCGCAGCCGTGCGCGGGCCCGGAAGTACCGGTCCGGGTGGTAGATGGGCGCAATCACCGCCTGCTCGCCCACGAGCACCTCCTGGGCCTGCGCGTACAGAGAGCGAGCACGCGCCTCATCCGGCTCCCCGTCTCCCGCCTCCAGCAGCCGCTCGAAGCGGGCCATGGGCTCGCCGCCCGCCTGCGTCTCCCAGCCCGTCTGGTGATTGCCCTCGCGCTCGAAGAGCGTGAAGAACGTGTTGGGGTGCGCGTAGTCGCCGCCCAGGCGCCGCATGTACAGGTCATACCCACGAGGCCCCTGAGCCGTGCGCCGGGCGACCTCCGCGGTGAAGTCCGAGCGCGCCTCGAGCACCACCTGCACGCCCATCCGGGCCAGCTGCGCCGCGATACGCTCGGCGATGGCCACCTCCGGCACGAAGCCATCACCCTGCCGGTAGATGAGCCTCAGCGGCCGGTCCAGGCCCGGCACGCCCTTCAGCGCCGCCCTCGCGGCCTCGGGCGCGTAGCGAGGCAGGCGAGCGGCCTCCTCGGCGGTGGCGGCGCCGGGCAGCTCCGGCGGGAGCAGCACGTTCGTCGGACGTGCCGCCGGCAGCAGTCCCGCCATCAGCGCCTCGCGGTCCAGCGCCATGGACAGGGCGCGCCGCACCTCGGGCCGGTCCAGCGGCGCCCGCTCGGTGTTGAAGGCGAGGTAGTACGTGGACAGCAGCGGCTCGCGCTGAAGGTCCTCGGGCCGGCGCAGGCGCAGCGACGCGGCGCTGTCCATGAAGACGAAGTCCACCCGGCCGCGCTCGTACAGCGCCGCGCCAATCTCCGACTTCATCAGCGTGATGACGGGCGCGGGCGTCTCACCGGGCTGCAGCGGCGGAGGAAACGCCGTGGCCGGGTTGTAGACGAGCCGCACGCGCTCTCCCGCGCGGTCCCAGCGCTCCACCCGGTAGGGCCCCAGCGCCAGCGGCCGGCCGTCGCGTGGCCGGTCGAAGTAGTCGCGGACCGCCTCGTCCGGCTTGCCCTCCAGGTCCGCCGCGGGCGCGGGATAGAAGATGTAGACGTTGGCGACGCGAGCCAGGAAGTAGCTGCGCGGCCGGGCCAGCGTCACCCGCAGCGTGTGCGCGTCCACGGCCTGCACACCGACGCGCTCCAGCGCCGCGCGCACCTCCGCGTCCGGAGCACCGCGCTCCTGCAGCGCCAGCGCTTCCGCCGCGCCCTCCAGGTCGGCCATCTCTCCACGCTCGCGTCCCCGCAACGCGCGCCGCCAGCCGACAACGAAGTCGCGCGCGGTGAGCGGCGAGCCGTCGGACCAGCGCACGTCCCGCCGCAGGTGGAACGTGTACACCTCGCGTCCCTGCCCGTCGGTGGTGCGCTCCCACCGCTCGGCCAGGCCGGGCTGCACGGAGTAGTCCGCCCCCAGCTGCGTGAGGCCGCGCTGGGTGGCCAGCATGATGGGATAGTTGGCCCAGCTCTCCGGGTCCGAGTGGCTCCAGTCCAGCGTGGTGGGCATCGCCGGCACCACCACCTTCACGCCCGGGTCCTGCTGGAAGCCACAGGGCCCACAGGCCCCAGCCACCAGGGCCACCAGGAGACACCACCACCGGAGTCGAGCGCGCGCAGCCACCGGACCGGGTTGTACCCCGAAGCGCGCCACGTCAGAAAAAGAGAAGCCAGGAGACCGGCGACCTCGGTCGTCCGGCGTCCTGGCCTCTCGTCACTTCAGCGGGCCGGCCCCTCGTCGAGCAGAGGAGCCTTCACCGCGCTACGGACGGGCTGCGTTGTCCTCGCCCTGCGCCGTCACGAGGAAGGGCCAGTGCCATCCACATCAACCACGTCCGCACCCCATTCATCACGGAGTCACCTGCACCGGAGTCATGTGGTAGCCGGCCGTTCCATCTCCCAGTTGACCGAAGAAGTTGTCTCCCAAGGCCCAGACGGTGCCGTCCTCCCTCCTTGCCACCGTGTGACTGTCGCCACCAGCGATAGCGGTCACGCCCGTCAGGCCCGGCACCTGCACCGGCGTCATCTGAGTCAGACCCGCCGCGCTCCCCAGCTGTTCGTGGTAGTTGTATCCCCAGGCCCAGACGGTGCCGTCCGCCCTCAGCGCCAACGTGGACTTCACGCCAGCAGTGATAGCGGTGGCGCCCGTCAGGCCCGTCACCTGCACCGGCGTCGGCCGATGCGTACTCGTCCCGTCTCCCAGTTGGCCGATGTTGTGTCCCCAGGCCCAGACGGTGCCGTCCGCCCTCATCGCCACCGTGTGCACGTCGCCAGCAGCGAGGGCGGTGGCGCCCGTCAGGCCCGTCACCTGCACCGGCGTCCACCGAGTCGTACGCGTCCTGTCCCCCAGTTGGCCATCGGCGTTGTATCCCCAGGCCCAGACGGTGCCGTCCGACTTCAACGCCAACGTGTGCCTGCCGCCAGCAGCGATGGCGGTGACGCCCGTCAGGCCCGTCACCTGCACCGGCGTCGGCCGACGCGTATTCGTCCCATCCCCCAGTTGGCCGTAGGTGTTGAATCCCCAGGCCCAGACGGTGCCATCCTCCCTCAACGCCACCGAGTGCCTATAGTCAGCAGCAATGGCGGTGACGCCCGTCAGGCCCGGCACCTGCACCGGCGCCAACCGAGTCGTAGTCGTCCCGTCCCCCAGTTGGCCCTCGAAGTTGTCACCCCAGGCCCAGACGGTGCCGTCCTGCCTCATCGCCACCGTGTGAGTGTCGCCAGCAGCAACGCGAGTCCACGTGGAAGCCACGCACGGCGAGCCACCCTGCAAGGTGAAGGAGTTGCCAGTGGACAGGCCCAGCGCGTTGCTCACCGTCACCGTCACCGTGGGCGTCGTACCTTCCGCCACGCACGCGGGCGCAGTCCAGACGACCTCGCTCGTTGCCGCTCCACGGGTCGCAGGCGACAGGGTCCCTACGTTCGTCTGCCACGAGAACGTCAGCGCACTGCCCTGCGCGTCACTCGCCTCCACCCGGAAGTCCACCGTCCCGCCCGACGCCGGCACGGTGGGGCTCGACTGGTAGGACTCCACGATTTCAGGTGGAAAGCACGCCGTCGGCTTCGGCTCCACGCAGATGCCGAGTATCCCCGTCGTCTGCCCGCCTCTCCCGTCCGTCACCGTCACC of Pyxidicoccus xibeiensis contains these proteins:
- a CDS encoding aminopeptidase P family protein — translated: MATSIPSASSSPAADGTAQPAVGEQQPLVTSEPQAAPAKPASHDTVPPPALLDFMVKRWKPGAKKLPPKLKGADAFRARRKALSKLFPGETLVIPTGHEKVRANDTHYRFRPGSDFYYLTGNTEPDCVLILLPKEGGGHTDVLFVEPNPGRSDATFFTDRVKGELWVGPRLGVKESQARFGVDEARGLDTLKDVLAGLGGAASQATRVLRGYSPQVDTAVPEGGARDKALAQALSELRLLKDEQELRELQASIDSTQRGFEDVIRGLKTAKTERYVEGIFNLRARVEGNDVGYGTIAASGSHACVLHWTRNDGPLVPGDLLLLDAGVEGHTLYTADITRTLPLSGKFSKEQREVYELVLAAQDAAIAAVKPGNDFMEPNRAAMRVLAEGLESLGILEDAKEALKDEHQFYKRYSLHNVSHMLGLDVHDCAQARQEAYKYGKLQAGMVLTVEPGLYFQTDDLTVPRRYRGIGVRIEDDVVVTARGCKVLSSKIPRTAKDVEAWMKSVWKAAKK
- a CDS encoding DUF2914 domain-containing protein, whose amino-acid sequence is MVTATQPNSPEKQDESADVPGVPAAQANVPVAGTNAAVALTDTVLPANAPGVAVDPDDLVSTVKTPTLMEKVQEFRTRHEKWEMAAFFFGGFLYDIVSLSRIDDTLTLVQSFAYLVILSTLLLLEQRFPEGSEPPKFLVKVWRWREDAVHFFFGSLLSVFMLLLFKSTSGFTPYLFVVGLFALLVANELPQFRKVGPIIRVVLLSLCVTLYFACLLPVVFGRMGLWVFLLALALGSASVFGLMRLIERWRPDVEFLIRNVAIPGFGVQAALLVCYLVGVIPPLPVAVQFADIYHDVKRVSPGVYHLSTVDLSVWYKPWTWFGPDFVMKPGDKPYYFYRVFAPKGFAPYKVRVRWYYDHPEKGWTTNGNGFLMTVNSNGTDGGYRSFAYTSNVKPGDWRVVLETEDGHEIHRINFSAGLDERTEPRQFDVEVSTLKEVAPLSLEDWQKTLKPGTKPAVAAPAAGGTGTEPAAPEAAAP
- the grxD gene encoding Grx4 family monothiol glutaredoxin, coding for MTPELKTRLEQETKSHKIVLFMKGNALFPQCGFSARALQILQPYGEVHTVDVLADPEVRQGIKDLTNWPTIPQIFINGQFVGGSDILMELAERGELADLVAGKSPA
- a CDS encoding BolA family protein, whose amino-acid sequence is MLDAEFVRGRILDALPGSEVEVRDTTGTGDHFEARVVSPDFAGKPMVQQHQLVYAPLQQWLKSGELHALALKTYSPEQWKKLGPR
- a CDS encoding YqgE/AlgH family protein, with the translated sequence MKNLAPGLLLAMPQLGDPNFYRSVILMIEHGETGSMGLVINRGAPLTLGELASGQNLGISSVRASQPVFVGGPVEPQRGFVLHDFAELTEKHPVMPGLYLSVTLDALGPLLENPSPRLRFCLGYAGWGPKQLESEIAAGSWLFAEATADAVLELEPGKLWETTLRGMGVDPAMLVMGRGMN
- a CDS encoding response regulator, with translation MSLPTTEELSLSTGLDTNERKERSDELRVEAVRGAVLVVEDDPTHREILVEMLAGWGYEPLPVGSAEEAEFAVRNKRMDAAIVDVFLPGRSGATLMSRLRERFPQSVLIGVSAMSDAAMARKCKGLGADLFIGKPLSPERLAEALQSKHTSWH
- a CDS encoding ABC transporter permease subunit, giving the protein MSRVPPRARFGLTLLIGLGLLSLVAGRLFPEALASTCPLGMDPTRPDRTVCELAFGGLWVSLAVGLAAGALSTLIGLTVAAVARLSGGAVEQALLRAVDAVFALPDVLVVMVLQLAGQSLADAGQSGGLGPFGLMVASLALVGWAGPARMFRNRLATLESQEYVAAARALGGGGAHVLRVHLWPALRPFALAVFLSRLPAAILTESTVSFFGIARMEPMSLGRYLGTSYAALIDEGGGRVVLPAWALLVLLVLGASLASQALSASPRRAV
- a CDS encoding ABC transporter permease subunit, with product MMAIARKLSRQLVLVPIVAVVSYFLMAALPLTTETESKRQVSKELSASYQRDLGIGEPLGFLRPWQKLFRGERLGTSAQGITGDELLLKLSGSVGVGLMALPLALVWALGFALLRTRWRRGRWAALGDAVPAVAFGTPVFIPALLLAPAVVERGNMLPELCAALVTSIWPGIFLGTLVGDSLETELSRDYVRTALSKGLAQATVLRRHVLPNVWPALLDAVGPVATSLLAGSFAAERVFGLPYFGQLYVLAVLNKQVAVVVVATTTFASLLVVVSLAVEALRYVVDPRSREAST
- a CDS encoding peptide ABC transporter substrate-binding protein, with protein sequence MPTTLDWSHSDPESWANYPIMLATQRGLTQLGADYSVQPGLAERWERTTDGQGREVYTFHLRRDVRWSDGSPLTARDFVVGWRRALRGRERGEMADLEGAAEALALQERGAPDAEVRAALERVGVQAVDAHTLRVTLARPRSYFLARVANVYIFYPAPAADLEGKPDEAVRDYFDRPRDGRPLALGPYRVERWDRAGERVRLVYNPATAFPPPLQPGETPAPVITLMKSEIGAALYERGRVDFVFMDSAASLRLRRPEDLQREPLLSTYYLAFNTERAPLDRPEVRRALSMALDREALMAGLLPAARPTNVLLPPELPGAATAEEAARLPRYAPEAARAALKGVPGLDRPLRLIYRQGDGFVPEVAIAERIAAQLARMGVQVVLEARSDFTAEVARRTAQGPRGYDLYMRRLGGDYAHPNTFFTLFEREGNHQTGWETQAGGEPMARFERLLEAGDGEPDEARARSLYAQAQEVLVGEQAVIAPIYHPDRYFRARARLRGLDVDPFNFLALRSMRLGPAGDLKAGVSP
- a CDS encoding RCC1 domain-containing protein — its product is MNAPAPFANEAPAITSVVASRATVEVGEATAVVASASDNDGDSLGYQWSAGCEGTWTHATQAAASFTPTAQPPAGSPCARCALTVTVTDGRGGQTTGILGICVEPKPTACFPPEIVESYQSSPTVPASGGTVDFRVEASDAQGSALTFSWQTNVGTLSPATRGAATSEVVWTAPACVAEGTTPTVTVTVSNALGLSTGNSFTLQGGSPCVASTWTRVAAGDTHTVAMRQDGTVWAWGDNFEGQLGDGTTTTRLAPVQVPGLTGVTAIAADYRHSVALREDGTVWAWGFNTYGQLGDGTNTRRPTPVQVTGLTGVTAIAAGGRHTLALKSDGTVWAWGYNADGQLGDRTRTTRWTPVQVTGLTGATALAAGDVHTVAMRADGTVWAWGHNIGQLGDGTSTHRPTPVQVTGLTGATAITAGVKSTLALRADGTVWAWGYNYHEQLGSAAGLTQMTPVQVPGLTGVTAIAGGDSHTVARREDGTVWALGDNFFGQLGDGTAGYHMTPVQVTP